The Thermodesulfobacteriota bacterium genome includes the window CGCCCGCCGGCTCGCCCGAGTGGGAGTTCAAGAGGCTATGGTGGGCGGGCGCTTTCATCGTCATATCCTTTTTCTTCGACATGCTCGACGGGAGGCTCGCGAGGTTCATAAAGCACGAGAGCAATTTCGGCCTCTCTTACGATTCGCTGTCGGACCTCGTTTCCTTCGGTGTGGCTCCGGCGGTGCTCCTTTATGTGTCGACGCTCATGGAAAAGGGCGAATTGGGCCTCATGGTCGTCATTTTCTACACCGTATGCGCCGCTCTCAGGCTCGCGCGGTTCAACGTGCAGTCGGGGGACGTCGAGCGGTTTAACTTCACGGGGCTCCCGAGCCCGATGGGCGCGGGGCTCGTCGTATCGCCGCTCATGCTGCTTTCGGCTCTCAGGATAACGCCGGACGAGCGGGTGATATGGTTTTACCTCTTCGCGGCCCCGGTAGTGGGGCTACTCATGGTGAGCAACGTAAGGTACGCGAAGCAGCCGACTTTCAAGCTCGGCGGGCCGTTCAACGCCCTCGTCGTCGCGGCCATAATAATCGCCGCCGTCATCACCAACCCCGAAATCATGTTCATCTTCCTCGTTTACCTCTACGCTATCTCGGGGCTCGTCATATACGCTTTTAAGTACCTCACCGGCAAAAGTGGGGCGCAGGACCACCCCCGGGCACGGGAAGAGGGCTGATTATTAGTCTTCGTAACTCCTTTCAATCAATAGCTATTCCCATGCGCGCCGGCTCCCCTCCTTGAACGGGGGGCAAATGCCGTTATCTTATTAGCTTTAAAAGTTCCCTAGATTCCAGATGCAGCTACTAAATAAAAAGGCGGGCCGCCGATGATACCGAATCTCGTTCGAATACTGAAACTGTATATAATTCCGGAAGGGGGTTTTTGGGGCGCGGCGCGGCTTGTGCCGGTAATCCTGACCGCAGCCGTGCTGGCAGCGGCGGTTTCGTGCAGCAAAGAGGAGAAGAGTATGGATAACGAAGCGGTTAAAACGAAAACGACTGCGAACGGCGTGACGAAATACGAGCTCGAAAACGGGCTTACGGTGATACTCGAAGAGAACCATTCCTCGCCGGTCGTGGCGGTGAACGTGTGGGTGAAGACGGGCAGCGCGTGCGAAAAAGAGGGCGAGTACGGCCTGGCGCACGTGCACGAGCACATGCTCTTCAAGGGCACCGAGAAGAGGGCCGTCGGCGAGATAGCCCGGGTCATAGAGGGCAGCGGCGGCGACATCAACGCGTTCACGTCGTTCGACGAAACGGTCTATTACGTCGTGATAGCGAGCAGGTTCCAGGACACTGCGCTCGACATCCTTTCGGACGCGATGCAGAACTCGACGTTCGACCCGGAGGAGCTCGACAAGGAGCTCGAAGTGGTCATCGAGGAGATAAGGCGAGGGCAGGACAGCCCGGGCAGGAATCTCAGCGAGAAGCTGTTCTCGACCATGTTCCTGGAGCATCCGTACGGGAGGCCGGTGATCGGGAGCATGGAGAGCGTAAGGTCTTTTACGCGTAAGGGCATCACGGATTTTTATCATAAGTGGTATTCGCCCCAGAACATGGCGCTCGTCATAGTCGGCGACTTCGACCCCGAGGCCATAGAGCCCAGGATAGAGGAGACGTTCGGGAAGCTGAAAAGGCGGGACATACCGGAGTGCGACATCGCGCCCGAGCCCGGGCAGAAGGAGATGAGGGCGTTCGTTCTCGACAAGCCCGTACAGGAGGGGTATTTCTCGCTGGCGTATCATGCCCCGAACGCGAGGGGCGAGGACGTTCCGGCGCTCGACGTCCTGGCGAACATACTCGGGGGCGGCGAGAGCTCGCGCCTGTACAGGGAAATAAAGGAAGAAAAGGGGCTCGCGAACAGCATATACGCCTACGCGTTCACCCCGAAGCGTGAGGGCATATTCGCCGTCGGCGGGACGCTCGACCCGGCCGAGTCGAAAGAGGCCCTTTCGGAGATAATAGGCGAGGTAGCGAGGCTGAAGCACGAGCCCGTGAGCGATCTCGAGCTCTCGAAGGCGAAGGTGAACATCGAAAGCGACGCTATATACACGAAGGAAACCATGCAGGGGCAGGCCCAGAAGCTCGGCTATTACGAGGTCGAGGCCGGGGACTTCAGGTACGAGGACGAGTACCTGGACAAGGTGAGGCAGGTGACGGCCGAGGACGTCATGGCTGCCGCGAACAAGTATCTGAACAACACGAATCTGACGGCCGGGTTTCTCTTGCCGACGGGGCAGGTGACGATAACGGAAGAGGAAATAAAATCCATAGCGGGCGAGGCCGACGGCCGGGCCGCGGTCGAAAACGTAAACGAAGAAGGAAACACTGAAACTGCGGACGGAGAGGAAGTGCTCACCGAAGAGGAATTCGCCGTTCACGGGAGCGGCGCGGCTCCGGCTTCGGCTTCGGCGACTCCGTCCCCGACGGCAGGGCCGGATACGGCGGCCGAGTCGGGGGTGAAGGAGCACGTCCTCGACAACGGCGTCAGGGTGCTTATAAAGCGTAACACCGGTGTGCCGCTCTTCGCGGCGCGCGCCGCGTTCCTGGGCGGGATCAGGTACGAGGACGCTAAAACGCAGGGCATGTCGAATTTCGCCTCGCGCATGCTGACGCGCGGCACGGATGCGAGGAGCGCCGCGCAGATAGCGCAGGAGATAGAATCCATTGCGGGCGACCTCGAAGGATTTTCGGGCCGGAACAGCTTCGGCGTCACGGTCGAATCGCTAAGCCAGAATTTCCCGCAGGCGATGGACCTGTTTTCTGACGTCCTGCTCCATCCTTCGTTCGACCGGCAGGAGGTCGAGAGGGCGCGGAGGGAGATACTGGCCGAGATAAACAGGGAAGGGGACAACCTCCTCAAGACGACTGTGAACCTCTTCCTGAATACGCTCTACAGCGAGCACCCGTACAAGTTCAATCCGCTCGGAACCGTGGACACAGTGACATCCTTTAATGGTAAGAACATACAGGCGTTCTATAAAAAATACGCGACCCCGGAGAACCTGGTCATCACGATTGTGGGCGACGTAGACGAGGACGAGGCGCTCGCGGTGGTGAAGGAAAAGTTCGGCGGGATGAAGAAGGGCGCGGAATCCGCGCCCGTGGTTCCGGCCCCCGCCGCTCCGGAGAAGATCACTGAGCTCGTCGAGACGAAGCCCGAGAAGGCGCAGACCCACATCATCATGGGCTTCCTCGCCCCCTCGCTCGGGGACAAGGATACCTATGCATTCGAGGTGCTGAACTCGGTTCTGTCCGGCCAGGGCGGGCGGCTGTTCCTGGAGCTCAGGGACAAGAAGAGCCTCGCTTATACCGTGACGTCCTTCTACACCCCGGGTATAGAGCCCGGGTTCTTCGGCGTCTACATCGGCACGGCTCCGCAGAAGGAAGCAGATGCAGTGAGCGCCATAAAGGAGCAGCTCGGGCTGGTGCTCGAAAAGGGCATCACCGACGACGAGCTGGAGCGCGCGCAGAATTACCTCGTCGGGAGCTTCGAGATAGGGCTCCAGCAGAATTCCTCGCAGGCGGCGAAGATAACGTTCGACGAGCTATACGGGCTCGGATGGGACGAGTACAAGAAATACCCGGAAGAGATTTACGCCGTCACGAAGGAAGACGTCCTTAAGGCGGCGCGTAAATATATAGACCTCGACAAGTACACTCTCGTCATCGTAAAGCCGGACAGTAACGGGAACGGCGGGCAGGGCTGAGCCCGTGCCGCGGCGCCCGAAACACGTCCGGATGCGTTCGGCGGGTTATGGCGGACTTTGAAAGGGGAGGCCGACCGGCCTCCCTATATTCCCACGGATTCACTTTTTGTATCTGCACGCAAAACCCGCGCGAGTATAGACGTCCTTGAATTTTAAAACGGGATTGGTGTATAATGGGGTTCAATAAAAAGAGTCCGGGGGAAATGATTACAAATCTTGTTTCTCGTTAAAGGAGGATTTGAATCAAAAGAGGTATGGAGAGTCTCTCTTCCCCCGGACCGTTTCCTCGTTGCACTTAATAGTATAGCCGAAAATTTCTTTCTGTAAGTTTTTTTCATCCTTAAAACCACTGCGCAGAACCGCGGGGTGCGGCCTCGCCGCCCCGGGAATCGCCGCGAGCTCCGCGCCTTGTCTGGTGTAAAATGCCTCGGAACAAGACAATAATTTCCCGCTGTCACGGCGGCTTCGGCCATCTCCCCCGACGTTTAATGAAATGTCCGCGGCGTGTTACGTCCGGGTACGGGATTTGCAATATGCGGTATTAGAATTGGTGCTAGAATTATTTACAGGAGGCAGCCGATCATGATGAGAGCCAACGTTTTCAGGAGTGCGAACAAGCATGAGCTCGTGGAAAAGCCGATTCCGAAGGCCGGGCCGGGAGAGGCCGTGATAAAAGTCACGCTCACGACCATCTGCGGCACCGACATTCATATCGTCAGGGGCGAGTTCCCGGTGGCCGAGGGGCTTACTATAGGGCACGAGCCCATAGGCGTGGTGCACGAGCTCGGGGAGGGCGTCACCGGATATACGATCGGCCAGCGCGTGGCCGTGAACGCGATCACCCCGTGCGGCGTTTGTTATTATTGCCTCTCGGCGGACTGGTCGCAGTGCGGCGGTTACCTCGGCGGGTGGAAGATGGGGAACACCATCGACGGCTGTCAGGCCGACTACGTCAAGATACCGGCGGCCATGGCCAACCTCGCCCCGATACCGGACGAGCTCTCAGACGAGGACGTCCTCCTTACGACGGATATATTTTCGACCGGGCTTTCGGGGGCGGAGAGCGCCGACATAAAGGTGGGCGATATAGTCGCCGTATTCGGGCAGGGGCCCATAGGGCTAGGCGCTACAGCGGGCGCGAAGCTTAAGGGGGCGTCGCTTATAATCGGCGTCGACGCCGTCCCGTCGCGTATGAAGATGGCGAAGCAGATGGGCGCCGACATCGTTATCGACTTCAAGAAGTCGGACGCCGTGAAGGAGATAATGAGCATAACGAAGGGCAGGGGAGCGGACGTCGCCATAGAGGCGATAGGCCTCCAGGCGACGTTCGAGAACGCTGTGAAATCGACGCGGGTAGGCGGCACGGTATCGACGCTCGGCGTATACGCGGCCGAGATGGCGAATATAGGCATCCCGAACAAGGACTTCGGGTACGGCATCGCCGACAAGAATATAGTCTCGACCCTGTGCCCGGGCGGGAAGGAGCGCATGCGCCGGCTCATCGAGCTCGTCAGGAACGAGCGCGTGAACCTCCGCCAGCTCATCACGCACCGCTTCACGCTCGACGAGATAGACGACGCGTACGAGCTCTTCATGTCGCAGGGCGACGGGGTGATAAAGGTGGCGATAACGCCGTAGGTGCCGCGCCGGGTGCGGGTTGGCCGCGGACCGCGGGCAGCATGCGTAAGCGAGGGGATTCTTTTCCGCGTGATGAATTCCCTCTTGCAATCGAGTGAGCGTCGTGGAGAATAGTAGGAAGTCCTACGCTCATGCTCGAAGCAGTAATAGTTATTATCGGTCTTTCGGTGTTCGAGATAATCTCGAGCGTCGATAATGCTGTCGTCAACGCGCACGTTTTAAGGACGATGACGGACCGCTTCAGGCGGTTCTTTCTCCTCTGGGGGATGCTCATCGCGGTCTTCCTCCTCCGGGGGGTCCTTCCGTTTCTCATCCTGTGGATAGCCAATCCCGACCTCTCCTTCATGCAGCTACTGACGCTGGCCTTTTCGGGGAGCAGCCGCGACATCGAGGAATCGCTCGCGCATTCGAAGCATTATCTCCTCATGGGCGGCGGGATGTATCTCTTCCTCGTTTTCCTCGCGTGGATATTCATGGAGGAAAAGAAGTACGTGTTCCCCGTCGAGCCCTTCATACACAAGCACTCGGTGTGGTTTTACGCGGTGACGTCGCTCCTGTTTACGGTGGTCATTTACGTGTCGCTCAGGTTCGACCCGTTCCTGGCATTCGCCGCGTCCGTCGGGACCACGGCGTTCTTCATCACGGACGGCTTCAAGAAGAACGCCGAGGCCAAGGAGAAGGAGCTCCTCGACCCTGCGATGAGCGGGTGGAGCAAGGTGTTTTACCTGGAGGTGCTCGACGCGTCCTTTTCGATCGACGGCGTGATAGGGGCGTTCGCGTTCACGCTTTCGATTCCGCTCATTCTCATCGGGAACGGCATAGGGGCGTTCGTCGTCCGGGAGGTCACAGTCAAGGGGATCGACTGGATATCGAAATACGCCTACCTCAAGAACGGGGCAATGTATTCGATAGGCATACTCGGCACGATCATGACGCTCGAAAGCTTCGGCATAGAGGCCCCTTTCTGGCTCGCGCCGCTCTGCACGATAATCATCCTTACGGTGTTCATGTACCTGTCCTGGCGCGAGATAAAGCTCAACGGCGGGGAGGTCGAGGAGACCGAAGGGAAGGGCTGACGCCGATACGGGGCATCAGCTCTTGCGCATTCCGCTGAGTATCTTCGCGTCTTCGGGCGCGTAGCCCGACTCGTCGTTGTCGAAGTAGAAGAAGACCTCTTTTTTCCTTCTCCGCCATTTCTTTATACGCTGCGCCCATCCGGCGAGGGCGTCCTCCGAATATTGGCCCTTGTAGGCGGCGCCCGGCCCGTGGAGCCGCACGTAGACCATGCCGGACGTGACGACTTCGGGGGAGCGGAGGCCGCCGATCTCGAAAATGCAGAACGCGGCGCCGTGCTTCTCCAGTATGGAGTACACGCCGTCGTCGAACCAGCTCGGGTCCCTGAGCTCGAACGCGTAGCGATGGCCGCCGGGGAGGGATTCGAGGAAGGATTCGAGCCTCTCGCGGTTGACGCGCCATTTGGGCGGGAGCTGGAACAGCACGGGGCCGAGCTTGCCGCCGAGGGCCTCCGCGGTCTTAAGGAGCCTCGATACGGGCTTTCGCGAGTCTTTCAGCTTTTTCATGTGGGTGATGTAGCGGCTCGCCTTGAGGGAGAATGTGAAATCCTCCGGAACGGTGCGGGCCCAGCGGCGGAGGGTTTTCTTCTCCGGCATGTGGTAAAAGGAGTTGTTTATCTCGACGGTGCGGAAGGTTTTTGCGTAGTGCCCGAGGAATTCGTCTCCCGAAAGGCCGTCCGGGTAAAAGGGCCCGACCCAGTGGTCGTAACTCCAGCCCGAGGTCCCGATGTGTATCCTGCTTTTCTTCGGCATGGTCTATTGCCCCCTCGCCTGCGTATTTTCGGGAACCCTTAAAACCAGAATACCCTACGGGGCGGCGAATGCGGGTAGATTTTCAGGGAGTGAGGCGAATTCG containing:
- the pssA gene encoding CDP-diacylglycerol--serine O-phosphatidyltransferase yields the protein MARREQGVRRKKSRRQKVMPVLPNIFTTGNLSFGLLSIMTSLQVAAGHGAPAGSPEWEFKRLWWAGAFIVISFFFDMLDGRLARFIKHESNFGLSYDSLSDLVSFGVAPAVLLYVSTLMEKGELGLMVVIFYTVCAALRLARFNVQSGDVERFNFTGLPSPMGAGLVVSPLMLLSALRITPDERVIWFYLFAAPVVGLLMVSNVRYAKQPTFKLGGPFNALVVAAIIIAAVITNPEIMFIFLVYLYAISGLVIYAFKYLTGKSGAQDHPRAREEG
- a CDS encoding pitrilysin family protein; protein product: MDNEAVKTKTTANGVTKYELENGLTVILEENHSSPVVAVNVWVKTGSACEKEGEYGLAHVHEHMLFKGTEKRAVGEIARVIEGSGGDINAFTSFDETVYYVVIASRFQDTALDILSDAMQNSTFDPEELDKELEVVIEEIRRGQDSPGRNLSEKLFSTMFLEHPYGRPVIGSMESVRSFTRKGITDFYHKWYSPQNMALVIVGDFDPEAIEPRIEETFGKLKRRDIPECDIAPEPGQKEMRAFVLDKPVQEGYFSLAYHAPNARGEDVPALDVLANILGGGESSRLYREIKEEKGLANSIYAYAFTPKREGIFAVGGTLDPAESKEALSEIIGEVARLKHEPVSDLELSKAKVNIESDAIYTKETMQGQAQKLGYYEVEAGDFRYEDEYLDKVRQVTAEDVMAAANKYLNNTNLTAGFLLPTGQVTITEEEIKSIAGEADGRAAVENVNEEGNTETADGEEVLTEEEFAVHGSGAAPASASATPSPTAGPDTAAESGVKEHVLDNGVRVLIKRNTGVPLFAARAAFLGGIRYEDAKTQGMSNFASRMLTRGTDARSAAQIAQEIESIAGDLEGFSGRNSFGVTVESLSQNFPQAMDLFSDVLLHPSFDRQEVERARREILAEINREGDNLLKTTVNLFLNTLYSEHPYKFNPLGTVDTVTSFNGKNIQAFYKKYATPENLVITIVGDVDEDEALAVVKEKFGGMKKGAESAPVVPAPAAPEKITELVETKPEKAQTHIIMGFLAPSLGDKDTYAFEVLNSVLSGQGGRLFLELRDKKSLAYTVTSFYTPGIEPGFFGVYIGTAPQKEADAVSAIKEQLGLVLEKGITDDELERAQNYLVGSFEIGLQQNSSQAAKITFDELYGLGWDEYKKYPEEIYAVTKEDVLKAARKYIDLDKYTLVIVKPDSNGNGGQG
- a CDS encoding alcohol dehydrogenase catalytic domain-containing protein, which encodes MRANVFRSANKHELVEKPIPKAGPGEAVIKVTLTTICGTDIHIVRGEFPVAEGLTIGHEPIGVVHELGEGVTGYTIGQRVAVNAITPCGVCYYCLSADWSQCGGYLGGWKMGNTIDGCQADYVKIPAAMANLAPIPDELSDEDVLLTTDIFSTGLSGAESADIKVGDIVAVFGQGPIGLGATAGAKLKGASLIIGVDAVPSRMKMAKQMGADIVIDFKKSDAVKEIMSITKGRGADVAIEAIGLQATFENAVKSTRVGGTVSTLGVYAAEMANIGIPNKDFGYGIADKNIVSTLCPGGKERMRRLIELVRNERVNLRQLITHRFTLDEIDDAYELFMSQGDGVIKVAITP
- a CDS encoding DUF475 domain-containing protein — encoded protein: MLEAVIVIIGLSVFEIISSVDNAVVNAHVLRTMTDRFRRFFLLWGMLIAVFLLRGVLPFLILWIANPDLSFMQLLTLAFSGSSRDIEESLAHSKHYLLMGGGMYLFLVFLAWIFMEEKKYVFPVEPFIHKHSVWFYAVTSLLFTVVIYVSLRFDPFLAFAASVGTTAFFITDGFKKNAEAKEKELLDPAMSGWSKVFYLEVLDASFSIDGVIGAFAFTLSIPLILIGNGIGAFVVREVTVKGIDWISKYAYLKNGAMYSIGILGTIMTLESFGIEAPFWLAPLCTIIILTVFMYLSWREIKLNGGEVEETEGKG
- a CDS encoding DUF72 domain-containing protein; the protein is MPKKSRIHIGTSGWSYDHWVGPFYPDGLSGDEFLGHYAKTFRTVEINNSFYHMPEKKTLRRWARTVPEDFTFSLKASRYITHMKKLKDSRKPVSRLLKTAEALGGKLGPVLFQLPPKWRVNRERLESFLESLPGGHRYAFELRDPSWFDDGVYSILEKHGAAFCIFEIGGLRSPEVVTSGMVYVRLHGPGAAYKGQYSEDALAGWAQRIKKWRRRKKEVFFYFDNDESGYAPEDAKILSGMRKS